The nucleotide window CCAGGTGGATGGGCTGCTGCCCTGAACTTGAGTCCCGAGCAGAATCAGAAGATGCAGACGCTGCGGGAGAGTCACTTCAAAGAGACCATCCCTTTACGGAATGAGATCATGAGCAAACGGATTGAGATGCAGACTCTTTGGGCCCAGACCAACCCCGATCCGGAAAAGATCCTGGCCAAGCAGAGAGAAATCAATGCGTTGACGACCCAGCTCCAGGAAAAGGCCACCAAACATCGCTTGGAGATGCGGCAGGTTCTCACCCCTGAACAGCAAGCTAAAATAGGAGCTTACATGGGTGGCCCCGGTGGCTTTGGGCCAGGATACGGCATGAGAGGTGGATTTGGCCATGGCCGCGGAATGGGAGGGGGTGCTGGTTATTGCCCCAGGTGGTAAACTAAATTCAATATTCAACATCCTCCAGCAGGGGAGGGCCAAGAAAAGGGCTCTCCCCTTTTTTGTCTTTTCCAACCCTTTTTTTATATGCTATCATGAACTTTCCCCACCATCACCCTTTTCCCTCAATAGGGGAGAAGGAACGCGCCAAAGGAGGATTGGATCTTGAAAGAGGAAGAAATTGCCGCCAAGCTGAAAGAAGCAGCCAAGGATGGAAAAATTTCCTGTGCCATGGCTCAAAAAATAGCCAGCGAAAATAAAATTCCCATGAAGCAAGTGGGAAATCTTCTCAATAAGATGAAAATCAAAATCGCCCAATGTCAGTTGGAATGTTTTTGAATTGCGGATTGCAGATTTCGGAATGCGGAATGTTGAAAAATGGGTCGATGGTTCGAACCCTTGATCGGGCTATCAGCGCGACTGGAACCCTTGAACTCTGTCTTTGAGGTGTTATGAAAGCACGGATCACGATCATTTGTGAAAACTCGGTCTCGATAAAAGGAGGGATAGGGGAGCACGGGTTTGCCGCCTACCTGGAAACGGAGAGAGGGAATTATCTGTTCGATACCGGACGTGGAGAGGGATTGATTCCCAACCTCCTGAAGTTTGATAAAGACCCCCTGTCCATTCAAAAGATTTTCCTGAGCCATGGCCATCATGATCACACTGGCGGCCTGGCTTCTATCCTGGAACTTTTGGGAGGAGTAGATATCATGGCCCATCCGGATCTGTTTACCATCCGATATCATATTTCCCAGAAAGATGGGAAGGAGATAAAGCGGTTCGTGGGCCTTAAGTTTCAGAAAGCCTACTTGGAAAGCCTCGGAGGGAAATTTATTCTGGAGAAAAATTTTCGCGAAGTAACCCGGGAGATGTATCTAACCGGTGAAGTGCCGCGTAAGACTCCTTTTGAAAAAGGAGCCCCCAATCTTTTTGCCGAAAGCAAGGGGAAATTGATCCCGGACCCATTGCTGGATGATCAATCTTTGGTTGTCGAGAGCCCCCAAGGGTTGGTATTGGTTTTGGGTTGTGCCCATGCCGGGATGATCAACACCTTAGGACACGCCATGGAGAAGACCGGAAAAGATAGAGTGTACGCCGTCATCGGGGGAACCCATTTAGATTTTGCCTCTCCCCTGCAGGTGGAAGAAACCATTACGGCCCTCAAGGAATACAGGGTGGAAAAGGTCGGAGTTTCTCACTGTACGGGTTTAAAGGCGGCCTCGCGTTTGTACGCCGAGTTCGGTGAAAATTTTTTCTTCGGCCGGGTAGGTGAGGTTTTGGAGGTTTAAAAAAATTGGTCGTGGTTCGGCAATTTTCCCTAAATCTTTTTTTGTTGCTTATCATTTCCACTTCTGCCTTTGGTCAGGGAGCTTGGGAAGGGAAAGGGCCGGGGGGTCCATGGGGAAAAGGCCAAGAGTTCCGCGAGCGGAAGGGGATGATGGGCCCGATGCATGGTTCGATGATGGGAGACTGGGCCCAGCGCCTTAACCTAACTGAAGAACAGACAGCACGCCTGCAAAAGTTACGGGAGTCCTACTTAAGGGATACACTGGTTTTGAGGAATGAACTGGTAATCAAACGGTTCGACCTGAAGGACCTTTTGGCCAACCCTCAGGCTGATCCCAATCAAGTTTTAGCCAAGCAACGGGAGATATCCGGGCTGGAATCCAAGCTCCAGGAGCGGACTGTTCTTTACCAGTTGGAGACACGCCAAGTCCTTACTCCTGAGCAAATCGAACTCCTCCCGCCGGGGTTATTTTGGCGAGGATTCCACGGCCAGCGGATGATGCCAGGCCAGGGGCGAGGAATCAGAAGAGAATAGAGGAATTTAACCTCTCTTATGACCTTAGCGAAAAAAAAACTAGAGCCCAAGGGACGCTGGTTCTTTCGCCCTCTCAACCTTCTGGTCATCTGGGGGCTCCTGGCTCTGCTCCTCGTGGCCAACGGAACGTACGAAACCAAACGCGCTAAAGATAATCTCTTCCAAATGCTCTTCGATGAAGGATCGGCTCTAATCACGGGCATGGAGAAAAGCGCCCAGAATACCTTTGCCTCCCTGAACACG belongs to Deltaproteobacteria bacterium and includes:
- a CDS encoding Spy/CpxP family protein refolding chaperone, which produces MKKIKKMIVAIFVITLVATSGLAMAQGWGRGAGMGPGYGPGVTGYGPGGWAAALNLSPEQNQKMQTLRESHFKETIPLRNEIMSKRIEMQTLWAQTNPDPEKILAKQREINALTTQLQEKATKHRLEMRQVLTPEQQAKIGAYMGGPGGFGPGYGMRGGFGHGRGMGGGAGYCPRW
- a CDS encoding MBL fold metallo-hydrolase, producing MKARITIICENSVSIKGGIGEHGFAAYLETERGNYLFDTGRGEGLIPNLLKFDKDPLSIQKIFLSHGHHDHTGGLASILELLGGVDIMAHPDLFTIRYHISQKDGKEIKRFVGLKFQKAYLESLGGKFILEKNFREVTREMYLTGEVPRKTPFEKGAPNLFAESKGKLIPDPLLDDQSLVVESPQGLVLVLGCAHAGMINTLGHAMEKTGKDRVYAVIGGTHLDFASPLQVEETITALKEYRVEKVGVSHCTGLKAASRLYAEFGENFFFGRVGEVLEV
- a CDS encoding periplasmic heavy metal sensor codes for the protein MVRQFSLNLFLLLIISTSAFGQGAWEGKGPGGPWGKGQEFRERKGMMGPMHGSMMGDWAQRLNLTEEQTARLQKLRESYLRDTLVLRNELVIKRFDLKDLLANPQADPNQVLAKQREISGLESKLQERTVLYQLETRQVLTPEQIELLPPGLFWRGFHGQRMMPGQGRGIRRE